A region of Mustela nigripes isolate SB6536 chromosome 18, MUSNIG.SB6536, whole genome shotgun sequence DNA encodes the following proteins:
- the AGA gene encoding N(4)-(beta-N-acetylglucosaminyl)-L-asparaginase isoform X2 has product MARPGSPAPLLLLLLLLGAGLAHRSGPLPLVLNTWPFKNATEAAWRTLASGGSALDAVEQGCAVCEREQCDGTVGFGGSPDELGETTLDAMIMDGTTMNVGAVGDLRRIKNAIGVARKVLEHTAHTLLVGESATKFAESMGFINEDLSTAASRALHSDWLARNCQPNHWRNVVPDPSKYCGPYKPPGILKQEGPTHKETGDNYGHDTIGMVVVHKMGRTAAGTSTNGDSPVPGAGAYAEDSAGAAAATGDGDILMRFLPSYQAVDYMRRGEDPTVACQKVISRIQKYFPNFFGAVICANVTGSYGAACSKLPTFTQFSFMVYNSLKNQPTEEKVDCI; this is encoded by the exons ATGGCGCGGCCGGGGAGCCCTGccccgctgctgctgctgctgctcctgctgggcGCGGGGCTCGCGCACCGCTCCGGCCCCCTGCCCCTGGTCCTCAACACTTGGCCTTTTAAGAATGCAACGGAAGCAG CATGGAGGACGTTAGCCTCTGGAGGCTCTGCCCTGGATGCGGTTGAGCAGGGCTGTGCCGTGTGTGAGCGGGAGCAGTGTGACGGCACCGTGGGCTTTGGAGGGAGTCCCGATGAGCTCGGAGAAACCACACTGGACGCCATGATCATGGACGG CACGACTATGAACGTAGGAGCAGTAGGAGATCTCAGGAGAATTAAAAACGCAATTGGTGTGGCTCGGAAAGTGCTGGAACATACAGCACACACGCTGTTGGTGGGAGAGTCAG CCACCAAGTTTGCGGAAAGTATGGGGTTTATCAATGAGGACCTATCTACCGCTGCTTCTCGAGCCCTTCACTCAGACTGGCTTGCTCGAAACTGCCAGCCAAACCACTGGAGG AATGTTGTACCGGATCCTTCAAAATACTGTGGGCCTTACAAGCCACCTGGTATCTTAAAGCAAGAAGGTCCTACCCATAAAGAAACAGGAGATAATTACGGTCATGATACAATTG GCATGGTCGTAGTCCATAAGATGGGGCGTACTGCTGCTGGTACATCTACAAAcg GAGATTCGCCAGTCCCCGGAGCAGGCGCCTACGCGGAGGACAGCGCGGGAGCGGCTGCAGCCACCGGCGACGGCGACATTCTGATGCGCTTTCTTCCCAG CTACCAAGCTGTAGACTATATGAGAAGAGGGGAAGATCCAACCGTAGCCTGCCAGAAAGTGATTTCCAGAATTCAGAAGTATTTTCCAAACTTCTTTGGGGCCGTGATATGTGCCAATGTCACTGGAAGTTATG
- the AGA gene encoding N(4)-(beta-N-acetylglucosaminyl)-L-asparaginase isoform X1, with protein MARPGSPAPLLLLLLLLGAGLAHRSGPLPLVLNTWPFKNATEAAWRTLASGGSALDAVEQGCAVCEREQCDGTVGFGGSPDELGETTLDAMIMDGTTMNVGAVGDLRRIKNAIGVARKVLEHTAHTLLVGESATKFAESMGFINEDLSTAASRALHSDWLARNCQPNHWRNVVPDPSKYCGPYKPPGILKQEGPTHKETGDNYGHDTIGMVVVHKMGRTAAGTSTNGIKFKIPGRVGDSPVPGAGAYAEDSAGAAAATGDGDILMRFLPSYQAVDYMRRGEDPTVACQKVISRIQKYFPNFFGAVICANVTGSYGAACSKLPTFTQFSFMVYNSLKNQPTEEKVDCI; from the exons ATGGCGCGGCCGGGGAGCCCTGccccgctgctgctgctgctgctcctgctgggcGCGGGGCTCGCGCACCGCTCCGGCCCCCTGCCCCTGGTCCTCAACACTTGGCCTTTTAAGAATGCAACGGAAGCAG CATGGAGGACGTTAGCCTCTGGAGGCTCTGCCCTGGATGCGGTTGAGCAGGGCTGTGCCGTGTGTGAGCGGGAGCAGTGTGACGGCACCGTGGGCTTTGGAGGGAGTCCCGATGAGCTCGGAGAAACCACACTGGACGCCATGATCATGGACGG CACGACTATGAACGTAGGAGCAGTAGGAGATCTCAGGAGAATTAAAAACGCAATTGGTGTGGCTCGGAAAGTGCTGGAACATACAGCACACACGCTGTTGGTGGGAGAGTCAG CCACCAAGTTTGCGGAAAGTATGGGGTTTATCAATGAGGACCTATCTACCGCTGCTTCTCGAGCCCTTCACTCAGACTGGCTTGCTCGAAACTGCCAGCCAAACCACTGGAGG AATGTTGTACCGGATCCTTCAAAATACTGTGGGCCTTACAAGCCACCTGGTATCTTAAAGCAAGAAGGTCCTACCCATAAAGAAACAGGAGATAATTACGGTCATGATACAATTG GCATGGTCGTAGTCCATAAGATGGGGCGTACTGCTGCTGGTACATCTACAAAcggtataaaattcaaaatacctGG TCGAGTAGGAGATTCGCCAGTCCCCGGAGCAGGCGCCTACGCGGAGGACAGCGCGGGAGCGGCTGCAGCCACCGGCGACGGCGACATTCTGATGCGCTTTCTTCCCAG CTACCAAGCTGTAGACTATATGAGAAGAGGGGAAGATCCAACCGTAGCCTGCCAGAAAGTGATTTCCAGAATTCAGAAGTATTTTCCAAACTTCTTTGGGGCCGTGATATGTGCCAATGTCACTGGAAGTTATG